From Penaeus monodon isolate SGIC_2016 chromosome 6, NSTDA_Pmon_1, whole genome shotgun sequence, the proteins below share one genomic window:
- the LOC119574423 gene encoding L-threonine ammonia-lyase-like isoform X2, which translates to MSVVAPPPPATAPLIPAPPPEPERKVKTPEPPTAAAKPPDAGQEAPRPSRAPDTSVPPQPEFPPPPPLEKDEAPGETALPPPPGFLQEDRIKPPTSILTSIQDEDEKGEEADDLPSPEYVRQSVSKRIMAFERHSSRDEDSPPRERPAASGPVRPVAPWVKRTSSGPVQQAGYWDMTSPEDQPEDAWPDPPRPPHEPEATKAPARPVASTKVQKEIPAAPSPPPGLASSAPAAAPAAAPPSSGKVLQPQEPSPAAKVTASPHAKVTGPPPRPLVQRKRSTSLGDYRAHYITPDEPRRGARMPADGTPAVSPTPTPATPTPKESEDPLFDPWCDPKNPKVINFQDVSAAAFKIKSGIMNTPCTRSHMSSITDIEIYFKKEFNQFTGSFKERGARYTLLMLSESQRKKGVIAASAGNHALALSYHGQDLGIPVTVVMPLVAPIMKVQACRQYGANIIVKGSDIGECREIALKMAKEQDLLYINGYDHPHILAGQGTMGLEIVEQVPNIDAVVIPVGGGGLIAGVALAVKALHPHVQVIGVEAERCASFSAALKAGHPVYVKAESTLADGLAVPKVGVNAYATAAPLVDKVVTVREEWIAISILRLVEHEKAVVEGAGATALAAVLAGELPELKGKRVVIPLCGGNIDTTILGRCLERGLAADGRLVKFTVTVSDRPGGIAELTRLLANLGVSIKDMLHERAWIKNDIFSVEVKVMAETRDYEHYLELRAALCSRYQRVRFANADQIHD; encoded by the exons ATGTCTGTCGTGGCCCCGCCGCCGCCTGCTACGGCGCCGCTGATCCCAGCGCCTCCCCCGGAGCCCGAGAGGAAAGTGAAAACCCCCGAGCCCCCGACGGCGGCCGCGAAGCCTCCCGACGCCGGCCAGGAGGCACCCAGGCCGAGCAGGGCCCCCGACACGAGCGTCCCTCCTCAGCCGGagttccctcccccaccccccctggagAAGGACGAGGCCCCAGGCGAGACAGCGCTACCTCCTCCGCCGGGCTTCCTGCAGGAGGATAGAATAAAGCCGCCGACGTCCATCCTGACCAGCATCCAGGACGAGGACGAGAAGGGCGAAGAGGCCGACGACCTTCCCTCCCCCGAGTACGTGCGCCAGTCCGTGAGCAAGCGCATCATGGCCTTCGAGAGGCACTCCTCGCGGGACGAGGACTCTCCTCCGAGGGAACGCCCTGCAGCCTCCGGCCCCGTGCGCCCTGTCGCCCCCTGGGTCAAAAGGACCTCCTCCGGCCCCGTCCAGCAAGCTGGCTACTGGGACATGACCTCGCCCGAAGACCAGCCGGAGGACGCATGGCCCGACCCGCCGAGACCCCCCCACGAACCCGAAGCAACGAAAGCCCCGGCCAGACCAGTGGCGTCGACGAAGGTACAGAAGGAG ATCCCGGCAGCCCCTTCACCGCCTCCTGGTCTCGCCTCCTCCGCCCCGGCCGCTGCCCCCGCCGCCGCACCGCCGTCTTCAGGGAAGGTCTTGCAACCCCAGGAGCCTTCCCCTGCAGCTAAGGTCACCGCCTCCCCCCACGCCAAGGTCACAGGGCCCCCCCCGCGCCCGCTCGTCCAACGCAAGCGCTCCACGTCGCTCGGGGATTATCGGGCTCACTACATCACTCCCGACG AGCCCCGCCGAGGAGCCAGGATGCCTGCCGACGGAACCCCGGCCGTGAGCCCCACCCCGACCCCGGCCACCCCCACCCCTAAGGAGAGCGAGGACCCCCTGTTCGACCCCTGGTGTGACCCCAAGAATCCCAAGGTCATCAATTTCCAG GACGTGAGTGCCGCCGCCTTCAAGATCAAATCAGGCATCATGAACACGCCCTGCACTCGCTCTCACATGTCCAGCATTACCGACATCGAGATTTACTTCAAGAAGGAGTTCAATCAGTTCACCGGAAGCTTcaag gaACGCGGTGCCCGTTACACACTCCTGATGCTGAGCGAGAGCCAGAGGAAGAAGGGCGTGATCGCAGCTTCAGCAGGCAACcacgccctcgctctctcctacCACGGCCAGGACCTGGGCATCCCCGTCACTGTG GTGATGCCCCTAGTGGCCCCCATCATGAAGGTGCAGGCGTGCCGGCAGTACGGTGCCAACATCATCGTCAAGGGCAGTGACATCGGGGAGTGCCGGGAGATCGCGCTCAAGATGGCCAAGGAGCAGGACCTTCTGTATATTAATGG ATATGACCACCCGCACATCCTCGCCGGTCAGGGCACAATGGGGCTGGAGATCGTGGAGCAAGTGCCCAACATCGACGCCGTGGTCATCCCCGTGGGCGGAGGCGGGCTCATCGCGGGCGTGGCGCTGGCGGTCAAGGCGCTGCATCCACACGTGCAAGTCATC GGCGTAGAAGCCGAGCGGTGTGCCAGCTTCAGCGCCGCCCTCAAGGCCGGCCATCCCGTCTACGTGAAGGCGGAGTCCACGCTCGCCGACGGCCTGGCGGTGCCCAAGGTCGGCGTCAACGCCTACGCCACGGCCGCGCCGCTGGTCGATAAG GTGGTGACAGTGCGGGAGGAGTGGATCGCCATCTCCATCCTCCGGCTGGTGGAGCACGAGAAGGCCGTGGTGGAGGGAGCCGGAGCCACCGCCCTGGCCGCCGTCCTCGCCGGGGAGCTTCCCGAACTGAAGGGCAAGAG GGTTGTAATACCATTATGCGGAGGCAACATCGACACCACCATCCTGGGGCGCTGCCTGGAGCGGGGCCTGGCGGCGGACGGTCGCCTCGTCAAGTTCACCGTCACCGTCAGCGACAGACCCGGAG GTATTGCTGAACTGACAAGACTGCTGGCCAACTTAGGCGTTTCCATCAAGGATATGTTGCACGAAAGAGCCTGGATTAAAAACGACATCTTCAGTGTTGAG GTGAAGGTCATGGCGGAAACTCGAGACTATGAGCATTACCTGGAGCTCCGAGCTGCCCTGTGCTCGAGGTACCAGCGCGTCCGCTTTGCCAATGCCGATCAGATCCACGACTAG
- the LOC119574423 gene encoding L-threonine ammonia-lyase-like isoform X1 — translation MSVVAPPPPATAPLIPAPPPEPERKVKTPEPPTAAAKPPDAGQEAPRPSRAPDTSVPPQPEFPPPPPLEKDEAPGETALPPPPGFLQEDRIKPPTSILTSIQDEDEKGEEADDLPSPEYVRQSVSKRIMAFERHSSRDEDSPPRERPAASGPVRPVAPWVKRTSSGPVQQAGYWDMTSPEDQPEDAWPDPPRPPHEPEATKAPARPVASTKVQKEIPAAPSPPPGLASSAPAAAPAAAPPSSGKVLQPQEPSPAAKVTASPHAKVTGPPPRPLVQRKRSTSLGDYRAHYITPDEPRRGARMPADGTPAVSPTPTPATPTPKESEDPLFDPWCDPKNPKVINFQDVSAAAFKIKSGIMNTPCTRSHMSSITDIEIYFKKEFNQFTGSFKERGARYTLLMLSESQRKKGVIAASAGNHALALSYHGQDLGIPVTVVMPLVAPIMKVQACRQYGANIIVKGSDIGECREIALKMAKEQDLLYINGYDHPHILAGQGTMGLEIVEQVPNIDAVVIPVGGGGLIAGVALAVKALHPHVQVIGVEAERCASFSAALKAGHPVYVKAESTLADGLAVPKVGVNAYATAAPLVDKVVTVREEWIAISILRLVEHEKAVVEGAGATALAAVLAGELPELKGKRVVIPLCGGNIDTTILGRCLERGLAADGRLVKFTVTVSDRPGGIAELTRLLANLGVSIKDMLHERAWIKNDIFSVEVKVLCETRDRDHSEELRSALHQRYKILRFGSLAVTPADASQRD, via the exons ATGTCTGTCGTGGCCCCGCCGCCGCCTGCTACGGCGCCGCTGATCCCAGCGCCTCCCCCGGAGCCCGAGAGGAAAGTGAAAACCCCCGAGCCCCCGACGGCGGCCGCGAAGCCTCCCGACGCCGGCCAGGAGGCACCCAGGCCGAGCAGGGCCCCCGACACGAGCGTCCCTCCTCAGCCGGagttccctcccccaccccccctggagAAGGACGAGGCCCCAGGCGAGACAGCGCTACCTCCTCCGCCGGGCTTCCTGCAGGAGGATAGAATAAAGCCGCCGACGTCCATCCTGACCAGCATCCAGGACGAGGACGAGAAGGGCGAAGAGGCCGACGACCTTCCCTCCCCCGAGTACGTGCGCCAGTCCGTGAGCAAGCGCATCATGGCCTTCGAGAGGCACTCCTCGCGGGACGAGGACTCTCCTCCGAGGGAACGCCCTGCAGCCTCCGGCCCCGTGCGCCCTGTCGCCCCCTGGGTCAAAAGGACCTCCTCCGGCCCCGTCCAGCAAGCTGGCTACTGGGACATGACCTCGCCCGAAGACCAGCCGGAGGACGCATGGCCCGACCCGCCGAGACCCCCCCACGAACCCGAAGCAACGAAAGCCCCGGCCAGACCAGTGGCGTCGACGAAGGTACAGAAGGAG ATCCCGGCAGCCCCTTCACCGCCTCCTGGTCTCGCCTCCTCCGCCCCGGCCGCTGCCCCCGCCGCCGCACCGCCGTCTTCAGGGAAGGTCTTGCAACCCCAGGAGCCTTCCCCTGCAGCTAAGGTCACCGCCTCCCCCCACGCCAAGGTCACAGGGCCCCCCCCGCGCCCGCTCGTCCAACGCAAGCGCTCCACGTCGCTCGGGGATTATCGGGCTCACTACATCACTCCCGACG AGCCCCGCCGAGGAGCCAGGATGCCTGCCGACGGAACCCCGGCCGTGAGCCCCACCCCGACCCCGGCCACCCCCACCCCTAAGGAGAGCGAGGACCCCCTGTTCGACCCCTGGTGTGACCCCAAGAATCCCAAGGTCATCAATTTCCAG GACGTGAGTGCCGCCGCCTTCAAGATCAAATCAGGCATCATGAACACGCCCTGCACTCGCTCTCACATGTCCAGCATTACCGACATCGAGATTTACTTCAAGAAGGAGTTCAATCAGTTCACCGGAAGCTTcaag gaACGCGGTGCCCGTTACACACTCCTGATGCTGAGCGAGAGCCAGAGGAAGAAGGGCGTGATCGCAGCTTCAGCAGGCAACcacgccctcgctctctcctacCACGGCCAGGACCTGGGCATCCCCGTCACTGTG GTGATGCCCCTAGTGGCCCCCATCATGAAGGTGCAGGCGTGCCGGCAGTACGGTGCCAACATCATCGTCAAGGGCAGTGACATCGGGGAGTGCCGGGAGATCGCGCTCAAGATGGCCAAGGAGCAGGACCTTCTGTATATTAATGG ATATGACCACCCGCACATCCTCGCCGGTCAGGGCACAATGGGGCTGGAGATCGTGGAGCAAGTGCCCAACATCGACGCCGTGGTCATCCCCGTGGGCGGAGGCGGGCTCATCGCGGGCGTGGCGCTGGCGGTCAAGGCGCTGCATCCACACGTGCAAGTCATC GGCGTAGAAGCCGAGCGGTGTGCCAGCTTCAGCGCCGCCCTCAAGGCCGGCCATCCCGTCTACGTGAAGGCGGAGTCCACGCTCGCCGACGGCCTGGCGGTGCCCAAGGTCGGCGTCAACGCCTACGCCACGGCCGCGCCGCTGGTCGATAAG GTGGTGACAGTGCGGGAGGAGTGGATCGCCATCTCCATCCTCCGGCTGGTGGAGCACGAGAAGGCCGTGGTGGAGGGAGCCGGAGCCACCGCCCTGGCCGCCGTCCTCGCCGGGGAGCTTCCCGAACTGAAGGGCAAGAG GGTTGTAATACCATTATGCGGAGGCAACATCGACACCACCATCCTGGGGCGCTGCCTGGAGCGGGGCCTGGCGGCGGACGGTCGCCTCGTCAAGTTCACCGTCACCGTCAGCGACAGACCCGGAG GTATTGCTGAACTGACAAGACTGCTGGCCAACTTAGGCGTTTCCATCAAGGATATGTTGCACGAAAGAGCCTGGATTAAAAACGACATCTTCAGTGTTGAG GTGAAGGTGCTCTGTGAGACGCGCGACAGGGACCACTCCGAGGAACTGCGCTCGGCGCTCCACCAGCGCTACAAGATCCTCCGCTTCGGCAGCCTAGCGGTCACGCCGGCGGACGCCTCGCAAAGGGACTAG